The genomic DNA GGTTCAATTTCCGGAAAAGCTGTTCCATGTTGCCGGAAACCGGTGCAGGTTTGCTTTTCACCCCTACGGCTAACAACAGGCCTCCAATTTGGCAGAAGTAGACGGATTCCTTCATACTTCCAGACGCACACTACAAGATACAAATGGCGTCTAGTTCAGTTTACTCGATCAAATGGAGACCGCCCGTTTTCGACCATCAGGTGTCTTATCGATGAATGGAACTGTTTAAAGGGCTTGACAGAGGGTTTCCCTATCGATATTTGTCCTGCTGGAATTATGCCAGAATAGTTCTTTTTATGTGTATGAAGAGCATCTGTTCAAAAATTTAGTTTGGAAGAATTGAACCTTGCACTATAAACCATTCGCATTCCTTTTGACACAATGCGATGACACAATCGCATATTTAATGTGGAACATTTTGAGCAACTAGCTATTCGTATTCTATTCGTCTCAACTATTTCTTTGGCTCTCAAGACATCTCGGCCTTGGCTTGCTGAATTTGGTTTCACCCGTGGCTGTCCATCCATCCTGTTTCaagattttaaactttttaaatCTAAATTTCACATATTTAGATGTTTCTGCTTCATTTCAAGATTTTCCAAAATAACTGGTATATTCAATATTTATCTACTTGGTGGTCAAATGATGATGTATCATCCTCATAATATGCTCAAATAAACATGATAAAGTAAAAGTTtcatacaaaaaaatcaattacattATGCCGTAGGGTACAttattttgacagctgtcacttTGACATCTAGCACAGCGCTGACAAAACTTTTAGTGCACCAGCATTCGCTGCAATTGCATCACGAAATCACTCACCGGGTGCCTGGTCCCGGTGGTCGTGTTCAGGCACGAATGAAGTTTAAATGCAGTTGCCCGCTTGTTGTCCCTTCCCCTTCCCTTCTCTCCTTTACGATCCACGAAAGTCGACCGGAAGTCACGTTTTACCGAAACTATTCATTCACAATACGGTTTCCcttcgtttatttttttgctactcTCCCTCTTAGCCTGATGACTGTCATCTTGCACGATGTTTGTCTTGGAAAACGTTGAAGAAGTTTTTAgcctccaaacacacacacacacacacacattgaagAAACATGGCGCTTTTtgttgatggagacgccttgCCTTCTTTAGCCGGCGTCCTTGCGCCTTCGGTAGCCAATTTTCACATCCCGATCGCAACTCGTATGCAGAAAATAGACAGTTAGTGTCGTATTGTGACTGCATTTGCATATGCTTTCCGTTCCATGGATGCTTTCCGTTCCTTGTACGGTGTCACGGACGGGGGAGTAGAGAACAACGCACAAAAAAGCCCTGGCTGCCACTGCAAACAATGCAGCTTTTTCTCTGGTAAAATAGTTTTTTAACCTACTCCCAGCGAGTGTCTTTTCAACCAATATGTGAGCCCTTCTCTGCTCCACAAAGGCTCATACCAGAAATGAGCAAACCTCCGTAACTGCAACTCGCATCACACACATGGGTCATGCATCGCATTTTCAAGCAACAtaacaaaccaaaacatcTGCATCGTGCCCACCGCAACCACTGCAAGCAGCTTCGGCATGGGGTAATGTCACCCCGTTTTTTGCCACTATTACCACTCTATTTTCTCACTTTTTCATCGCTgtcgggttttgtgtttgtcccgaaaaaaaagctcccatCGACACACTCAGTTCATGCAACTCGTTCGCTTATCATTTCCCGCTTGAAGAGGTAGAGGTGTGAACACTTGATCAATTCGCCCACCAAAAACCACCGGAAACTGGATTGCAAATGTGAAACGAAAGAATGAAATTGCCGAACAGGAGACTTCTTTTTGCCTTCTCCGATTCGTATCATGATAGTTAAAGCCCCCCCTTTTGCATGGTGGATGGGAAAAATAAACTCCCCCGTTGAAAAGATGGCACACGAAAAGCGGATTTAGAATGCAATAGTTGTCATTCCGGTTCAATAGCGCGAAAAGCTCGTATCAAACGATCGTCTCCACAGTCGATGCCAATTTTGTTGCTTCGAACACGACCAGGTCGGGTAACACTTCCGAGTGATATAGCCAGCCATTCGTGCCTTGCACTAGCTACTGAAGGAATAACAccgaaaaaagtgaaaatgcATTGGAAATGAATTTTCGTTACATTTTATCGTGCTATTCCACCTGAACATTTGGTAGTTCCTGTATGGAGCCGGAAACCTCATTCCAGATAAAGCAATGAAGCTTTTGATTACGTTCGAGTCTGTCAACGAGGGACACTTCCAATCAGAATTGCCAATTTTTAAGCAATACTCCGACATCTACCAGCATGATGCATAGGGTTCAAAgtgccttaaagtatgcaatcgcaATTTTATGAAATATTGCAATTAGACACTCCTATCAGATCCTCTCTTCTCCCTGTCACATGGACTGTGGTATCCAAGAAGTCATCAAGAGTTTTTTGAAGCCTTGATCTGACAACTAATTGCTGTCACCAGGTTCAAAACTGTTCATGAGAGCGATGGACGACAAATTAGTTCGTAAAGTCCTAGTTATGCCTTCCACATGGACCAAAGAGACCTGAGGGCTCCAAAATTTAATGAACTGATCACGAGGACGCCTTCAACACAAAGACAGCTTCTAATAGTTTGTGCCCatacaatttttcacaattttgatattttttataataatttcacttttatttccTTAAAACTTAGAACTCTTCACTAGCTACTTAGGAATCTACAATCAGTCTTAAGCTATTCTCTTTATCCCTCTTCATTCCATGCTTATCACTGCTGCAAGTTTCGCCGACCAATGCCCTTACGCATCTGGAACAGTTCCTTTGGCACCTTGTGATTGCTGAAGAAACACTTGTACATCTGATAGGCAGTGTCGCACGCATCCGTTCCCTCCACAGCGCACTTCTTGATCAGTTCGTTCACCTTGCCCGCCTCGATGCCCACGGTAAGCTTCTCCCGGATGACATCCTGCTGGATCACACCGTCATCATCGATGAAGCCAGCCTTATCCAGGAAACACTTCACGAAGCACTAattattgaaatgaaaaatatgtgTAAATCACACCGAATCGGTCAACAAGCTCACAGCTTTTCTTCACAAACCTTTGCCTTCATAGTATCGACGGTGAAGTCTCCACTGAGCACGCGGAATGCGTTCTTGGGCAGAATGCCCGTCTCCTTCACACACTCACGAGCGTTCTGATGGATGCGTCGGACTTGGTCAGCCTCCATCCGAGCACCCTACCCATACGAGGAAGCAAAAAGTTAGGGggttgaaattaaaattcttcGATCACTGGTGCCCACTCTCACTCAGAATCTCACCTTAGCGGCAGACACGCCACACGCACCGAACATCATCACCGCCAGCACCGCAAAGGTTACGATCGTTTCGTTGCACTTCATTGTGTGATCGTGGCCGTTTAAATTTCCCACCGACGAATGTGGTTTATGCTCAACTTCAACTTCCAACTGATTTAATTGCCTTCTAGCAAGCAGCACTCACTTAGCGCGGTTCACCTCCATTCACGGCGCGGTCAACGGTACTTATAGCTCCGTCGTGGGGTCACACACTCCGGCAGCGTCTGCGATGCGGGTAACCCACCGCTGTGAAGGGAAAAGCGGGCAGCGGGTGTGAAAGAAGGGGGTTTACAGtaaacaattcaattttcatGCTGATTCATTGAGTTCTTCCGCCGACCCTCGGAGGCATGCCCTTGGCGGTCGTTTGAAGGAACGCGTGCAGCAGCAAGGTAAGTGAAATGTTTTGCTCACTTCTTCTCTCGTTATAATTTTGCATGCCTGGTGAAGGTTGGCAAACCCGAGGGGTTGCTTTTTCCTTCCAGTTTTCTTCGATTTCAACCCTTCCAAGTAGATCAAAATTTACCAAGAAATTAATCTgacttatttattttaacacAGTTTGACAAATTACTGTTTAAAAGGATTCAACCAGAAAAAAGATCaattggtggaaaatttaattgtGTACCtcgaattgcatacattcaggcgcttctAATTTAAAACGCTAGGCAGAAGACcttaaattcattttaattcACATTTCGAGTGCTAACTGTTGAGGTGGTGCTGTAAAAAGTCACCCAAGGGTTAAATGAAACCTTGTCTAATTTTCTTCTCCTCAGGGATAACTTCATTGCACAAGGGTATATGGTaaagtttttgctttttctccATTCCTGCTACTCGAACCCGGTAAACCCCTGGCAGGGAAAAGTTCCTATAATAAGCATACACAACGTAACCATACCCTTGGACACAAAGAACCACAACAATAACATTATGCCACAAACATGGATTCTCGAAGAAAATGGGGAAGGAACCGTGGCAAGCGAAAGCATTTAACAACATTGCACCAACAAACACCAGCTGTACGCACACAAACCACCATTCGATCTCGATCGTATCAGCGTGAGACTCCAAAATATCGTATGTTTCGCTTGTGTCACGTGTCAAGCATCCTTTCACATTTCCCGGGCTGGAGAGAAAAACTTTCCTTCCACCTGGTGTGTCTTGCAGTGAAACGTGATGGAAAGTTGCACATAAGATGtagtaaaatgcaaataagcAGTCTTGCAGTTCGGTAAAATGCTCTTACAGCTTGTAactgaaagaaacaaaaatattgtgaTTTGTTCGCTCGTCTGCATCATGCACGCCCAGGCACCATTTGCAATGATTAAAGCCATAAATTAAAGGCAGGAAACAGGCATGCATCAGAGTGGTGCTTAAATTTTGAATGCAATTTGCACCACTTCTACGGGACAAATTATTGAACTGCGGGCAAAAgtgcagcaccatcatcaaccaGGGCTTCGCCAAAGTCGTTACACCAATCCATGCCAGCGCCGTTCAATTATGTATCGCTACTCCACCTTCACGGCCAGGGCCACCGGACACTTTAAAAGGGCTTTCTCTCCAGCACGAACGAATGTTTGCAGGTGCATAGGAAATTAGTGTTCGTACCTTTTAACCGGTTGCATACGAACCTCCAGTACGAACGAATTGCTTTGTGAGGCTTCGTGGGCTTACATCTGCCCCAATGCAATGGGAATGTGTGCATGTAATTAATGATTCCAAGATAGGCAAAGAATGGAGTGGAACATGCGCACGAACCAGAGGTAACATGAACTTGAACTGTTCGAAAGCTTGCAAAACACAAGTACGTGGATCGGTGGGATGGATAAACATATCAGTATCACGCCTTTTGCGAACATCAGACCTGAGTCTGGGGGAGATCTTCTAACCTGGGTGGGATATGGCTCAGTATATAAGGCATTGGATTAGGTCAGTAGGCTATAAGAACATTGCTGAGTCTCTCATTGGTATCTCCCGAGCACCTAACTCTTCGTCCCAATATGAAGCTTTCAGTATCCTTGTCCAACGTTTCCCTTTTCATCGTGCTAGTCGCATCAGTGAATGTAAGTAAACCAactgtttgaaatatttcaacgcCATAGTATCCTAACCTCTCGTATGCTGATTTCTTCACATCATTTTAGGCATTCACTCTACGCCAACAGAAGATGGTAAGCATCTTCGCCCTGGAATGTATGGCCGAAACGGGCATCGGCGCCGACTCGCTAACGAAGCTGCGTGACGGCGATCTTACCGCGAACGATCGTACGGCGAAATGTTTCATGAAATGTTTCTTCGAGAAGGAGAACTTTATGGATGCGGCGGGTGTGCTGCAGTTGGAGGCGATTGCGACGGCACTGGAGAAGGATTACGAGCGGGCCAAGATTGATGAGATGTTGGAGAAGTGTGGTGTACAGAAGGAGGATGCGTGTGAAACGGCGTTCAATGCGTACGAGTGCTATCACGATCACTATCAGAATCTGTAGAGCTGGTAAAAGTCAATCAATTTTTGACCTACGAGTCATCTATTGAACTCCTCAAAGTGAGCTAATGTGGGCGAATAGTCAAACCGTTGAAGAAGAGAAATAAAACTGACATTTGTTGCATAGTATTTCCATCAATTCTATATCAgttaaaaatgggaaaaatcgCTATCGCTCAACTTCATAGCAAACTTCATTTAAAACTCCTTACACTCGAGACTCCATTCCAAACGCAAGATCATAAACGAATAACATCATTAGACGGACGTTATTGTGAAGTCGTCATGTCAAAACCCATCTCGCAAAAGGTAGTCAACAGTCAGCGCATTAAGCTGCCTTCCTTCGTTTATCATCATCTTCCGCGAGCTGCAGCGAGTGGATTTTGTTGGCCACTCCGCAAGAAGTCACCCCGCGGACCTGCCCTTCCGCCATTTTACAATGCTGATTATGCAGTAGGATTATGAGCGGCAGCTGTGCCTGTGACTTCTGTGCTCGTTTTGCCGACTGCAGACTGCCGACTGTCGAGCATAATGCACTCGTGGTTCGTGGTGCAAAGGCGCTGTAGAGAAATGTGCAACCATTGCAGTGAACCATTTATCACCTGCATACGCGAACAAGGTCCTCCCCAACTGTGTATGTGTACAGTATGCTTTGCGGAATGCAGATGTAGCGAAGAAAGTGGATTTTTACTTTGAAAATTCCGGTTATGTTCAAGTGAGACAATTTCATTCATCATCGAGTTcgacgcctaaagttatgcaatttgaTGTTTCAGCTTCTTCATtggattttaaaaatttcGTTTGATGCTGCCTTTAAGGCCTTCTTTAATTTCACTTTAACCTTCCTTTTCACTTGCTCGAGATATAATTCATCCATCTCGGTCGTGTCTTGTCGTCGGTTGTCCTCACAAGTGtgctaattaaattttcaagcACATCCGTATCATTTCCAAAACACAACTTCTCGCTTCTTCTCGCTGTTTGGCTACTGTTCACTTTCCTTCCATCATCAAGAGgagacaaaacaacaacaaacggaGCAATATTGCCCTCGAATGATGCCCTCGAGACGCTGCATCCTATGCATCCGTTGCGAGTTTTAAAGCCTCGCAACTTTCTCTGCACAAAATTCGGTAACGAACCTTTCGACAAACGGATGTCCATTGTTCCGTGTACGGTGACGGCCGGGTTTTCCTATCCCGTCAAAGAAAGAcacttttccacttttcctCGATGTCTCCCTCTCCAGTTTGCCACTTTTCCCTCGGCCAATTTTGCGGAACGCTTGGGTAGATGAATGCCGAAGATCCTTTCCCTCGttcggtgctgctgctcagCTGCACTATTTGCATTGTGTTTCGCATGGCTGCACATCTTCAAAAGGCTGTCAAAATTACCCCGTGAAGGAAAGGGCATCGTGCCTGGACCGGATTGGCAAAGGAAAACCGTCCAACACCCAGCCGGCCGACCCCGGCTGCTGGATTGCGGGCTCGTGGATGAGCGAGCGAGAACATCGTGAAGACACTCCCGTTTCCGGATGATATTGTTGTTTTCGACGACagggatgatgatggagcGTGCAATGCCTGCATtgcaaaaattgtttgaaaggCAGTCTGCTTTCCCAAACACGGGAAAAGGGAAAGTTTTCGCCAATGATGAATTGTCCTGTTTTGAGCTGTACTGCATTGAGCATTACAAATGAGAGTAACTTGAGTAACGATCTGCTAACAGATTGTTCTGGAAGGCGTTCGATTGCTTGGGGGAGGTCTTTAGAATATTTGGACCATAACAAGCAATTATTGCTCGAAACATTGAATTTGCAAGCTCGCACATCTAATCATCGTGTTGGAAGAAGACGAAATCGAACACCAATCAATTAAAGAGCATTTAAAGCGTCATGAGAGTTCGCTCAGGATTTGGTTCACCCATTCCGCTAAACGGGCCTCATATCACATCAATTAAAGTTTATCGAGCCACAAGGTTTCCCACCAGCTTGTGCAAATTCTCCCCAACCGAGTCGGATGTATTCCCATTACGCATGTATATAATTAATAATTGGATTTTAACCCTAAGATCTCGGCCAACCGAGTTCCCATCGCTTGATCCTCCGCCAGCCTTTCCCGTCCCGCCCGAAAAGCCAATCACCAGGAAAGATACAATTTCATGTCACTGTACTTGTCCTGTCGGAGTGGAAACGCAATTGTGTAGCACCTGCACGAACATGCCTGCACGGGTAACACAATGATGACTCCTTTTTCCACGCTGTCCCAACCTGTCGAGTCCGACGCTGATGGAATTTCCATCAATCCATCCGTCCTTCGTTGAGGTGCTGCGAGTAAAAATGAACCTCAGCCATCCATCTTCCACCGTGCAGTTTCAGGAAAATCACAGACGGAAAAGGAGCTTCATCTTACACGGCCTAGTGTTACGCTACAATGTAACCGTAACAAATGAcatgttttccttccattcacacgcacacacacacaagcgcaaGCAGATAAGACAGCGGCAACCTTGCTCACTCCAGCCTTATTTATGTAACCTATTAAAACCCTGGCATTATCCGGTCTCCATCGGTCTGCAAGAAGAGACAAAAGCCGAGTGGATAAATCCATTTCTGCTCGGTGCCGGCAATATTCACATCAATCGCATCAGATCACCGGTCCCCGATAcggcgacacacacacacacacacacacactgagaTAGCATGCGTCACGTTTTTGTGCCACAGATTGACAGCTTTTGTCTTGCAGCCTCAATTCTTGCCCTTCCCGTTGGAACGGCTGAAGCAAGGATAAAGGTCACACAAACATTGTTCACGTGTCCTCTGTGGCCTTCCGATTGTTCCAACTGTGTCAGCGCGGCACCGAGAAGCTGTTGCAATTGTTAGACAGGAATTAATTATCCCGATTGCACGATTGTAATTCGTTGGGGCTTTTTGTTATGCCTTTCCCTTAAGCAGAAGAAAATTAGAAGCTCCAATAAATATGACTTTGTACATAGtttgcgcctaaaagtatgcaattactACTGCACGGTTTATTGGCGATAGTTGAAGACGTATTAGAGCACAGTTGCCAGATCTATCCTTTACtagttaaaaaacactttcaaacattattttgcatacatttaggcgcactACTCCTCATAGAAATGACTGATAGTACCCAGATCAACACGCAATTGCTACGATGTAGTTTTAGCTGTGCAAACGAACTTCAAGTCCCTTCTATCGCCAACATTtgtaaatattataaattcTAACCACTAATATCCTACCCAAAAGTATCACTCACACTATTTAGCTACAAGCATGCAGCTGGCTTCTAAATTTGGTAGAACAAACTTCAAAAAAACATCGTTACAGCTGCTGATAAGCGAGCTGGTATCGAAGGAAAGGTAACTCGCTCCAGGCAAACGATAACCCTGCGCATCCAAAAGGCCCTTGTCCAAGTGTAGCCGAAATTTATAGACGGATTAAACCTGCCGGATAACATCACACTAAAAACGGCATGAGGCATGGTGCGAATAATCGTACCGACATCATCTGTCACCTACCTCAATTGCCATCTTCGTGGAAACGTACCGCCGGATGTCCGCATGAATCAGTTGCATTTTTTAAAGCCCGTCACACAGCTTTCCGTTGCGTACCAGTGACGCTTGCTCAAGCAAAGTaaactccaccaccaccaactacTGACGTATGCTGATAAGAAACGGCCCCAGTTAATAAGCTGCAGGGAAGCCCGCCAGCCAGCCCAGAATAATCAGTTGCCGATATCGCACCGAGGTCGTTGCAACACTGTCGAGCCAGTTTGGTCCCGAAGTCCAggctttttttcgttccttctcTTCGTTATGTATTATTAACCGAAAGATAACACGATACACGGAACGGACCCTTGCCAAAGCGGGCAGGCAAgacccttttataagatctaCCCGTTGATGGAAGAACGACAGCGCAAACCTTCGGAACGTGTCGGGTCAGTGTGCGGTTGACGTTGGTGAACTTTGGGTTGATTTTAATCGACGTCCCCATCAGGAGGATATCGCGAGCTTACAAATTTGCCAGCTGGACGTGCTGCAgtgaacaaaaagaaagcgtTGAGCGAAAAATCGATTCCTTTATAGAATCTGTGATAAGAAGGCTCCTTTTTCGCCGCATTGTGGAAACTAATTATTTTCGTCAAGTCGCAAGTGTCGTGGTCACGTAGCCTAGTACGTACCAGGGTGAAAGGTAGCGCACTACCTCGTGGTCAAATATTTGATTTGTGCTGtgataatttttaatgaaaagtcACCTCCGTTCCCAGTTCCCCGCACAAGCTAGAGATTAGATTTGGTGAACCGCCGCGAGAGTGTTGTGAAAATGAACGTTCGCATCATTGTGTTGCTTTTCGCCGTCTTTTTGTACGTGCAGGTGTTACGTGCGCAGGAGGAAGATCCGGTCGCAACGGATCCGGTACCTCCGGACGTTCGTGTTGTCGTGTCGCACCTTTGTCACTTCAAAAAGCCGCTGCAAGATCCAACCGACGTTGATGGCGATCAGTATTGCGATTGTGATGTACATAATTCGGCTACCGGGCTACCGGAGATTCAGATCGATTGTAAGCGGCATCAGCTAGGGGATGACTTCTGGCAGGACTATGAACAGTTGCCGCAGGGTACGATTCGGCTGGACCTATCGCATAACGGTCTAACGCTCGTGCCGCGCCTTAGCGGGGAGAAGCTACGTTATCTGAACCTCGGACACAACCAGATAACGACCGTGCCCGATAAGGTGTTTGCCAATGTGTCGCTGCTGGAGCAGCTGGATCTAAGCAGTAATCGTATCGAAACGCTCACCACAGACGCTTTGGGTGGGCTTTCCAACATCAAGCACCTCGATTTGAGCGGGAATCGTATCAGCTCGATTGAGGTGAATGCATTCTCGAACGCACTGCAGCTGAGACATCTCATCCTCTCGAACAACTCGCTCGGTACGTTCTTCAACCGTACTGAGGCTGACCTCTACCTACGGCTCGGAGTCACCAACAGGCTGGAAGTTCTGGAGATGCAACGGTGTAACCTCACCAACATAAACCTGGCCAGCGGTGTCGGTCTCGAGCGTGCCCTGCTCGGCTACAACCGGATACAGCAACTGACCAAACTTCCGAAGCAGCTCGCCTACCTCGACCTCAGCGGAACGCCGATCCGTAGCCTTCCGGCAAAGTTCCTGCCCCATCTGCTCCATCTCGAATCGCTCATCCTGCAAGACATGCCCATCCTCTACACACTGGAGGAGTACGCACTCTACGGGCTACCCCGACTGGCCATGCTCAATCTACAAGGCTCTCGTAACCTCTCCTCCATCCATCCGCATGTCTTCGGCCAGAATGTTGTCCGCAACGAAACCGACACCGAGCTGAAGCGTCTCATCCTGAAGGGAACCAACATCCGAACGCTCAACTCTACGCTACAGTTTGCGTTCGAGAATTTGCGTCTACTGGACATCCGTGGCGCTCCGCTGCGTTGTGACTGTCAGTTGCGTTGGTTGCGCGAACTGCCGAACCTGATGACACTCGGCGTCTGCGTCAAACCGAACGCACTGCGCGAGAAGAGATTCGGCACGGTTGAGCCGCATCAGTTCCAGTGCCGTGCGGAACAGTTTTGGATCTACACCATGTTCAATGTGCTGCTAGCGATCCTACTGATTGTGCTTGTGTCGATCGGTATCTTCCTGATTGTGAGAGCTATCCGGCCCAAACCGCACGTGCAGATGAGGATGGTCGGTGCGACGAGTCCGTATGCACGCGTTACGATCGAACCGAACAGGGCAGAGGTGTTGTAGAGAGTGGCGCATCGACGAGAAGCACCCTTTCCTTGGAACCTTCCCAGTGATCTGTACATAGAAA from Anopheles stephensi strain Indian chromosome 2, UCI_ANSTEP_V1.0, whole genome shotgun sequence includes the following:
- the LOC118504874 gene encoding general odorant-binding protein 56d-like, with the translated sequence MKCNETIVTFAVLAVMMFGACGVSAAKGARMEADQVRRIHQNARECVKETGILPKNAFRVLSGDFTVDTMKAKCFVKCFLDKAGFIDDDGVIQQDVIREKLTVGIEAGKVNELIKKCAVEGTDACDTAYQMYKCFFSNHKVPKELFQMRKGIGRRNLQQ
- the LOC118504876 gene encoding general odorant-binding protein 69a-like encodes the protein MKLSVSLSNVSLFIVLVASVNAFTLRQQKMVSIFALECMAETGIGADSLTKLRDGDLTANDRTAKCFMKCFFEKENFMDAAGVLQLEAIATALEKDYERAKIDEMLEKCGVQKEDACETAFNAYECYHDHYQNL
- the LOC118504871 gene encoding leucine-rich repeat and immunoglobulin-like domain-containing nogo receptor-interacting protein 1, yielding MNVRIIVLLFAVFLYVQVLRAQEEDPVATDPVPPDVRVVVSHLCHFKKPLQDPTDVDGDQYCDCDVHNSATGLPEIQIDCKRHQLGDDFWQDYEQLPQGTIRLDLSHNGLTLVPRLSGEKLRYLNLGHNQITTVPDKVFANVSLLEQLDLSSNRIETLTTDALGGLSNIKHLDLSGNRISSIEVNAFSNALQLRHLILSNNSLGTFFNRTEADLYLRLGVTNRLEVLEMQRCNLTNINLASGVGLERALLGYNRIQQLTKLPKQLAYLDLSGTPIRSLPAKFLPHLLHLESLILQDMPILYTLEEYALYGLPRLAMLNLQGSRNLSSIHPHVFGQNVVRNETDTELKRLILKGTNIRTLNSTLQFAFENLRLLDIRGAPLRCDCQLRWLRELPNLMTLGVCVKPNALREKRFGTVEPHQFQCRAEQFWIYTMFNVLLAILLIVLVSIGIFLIVRAIRPKPHVQMRMVGATSPYARVTIEPNRAEVL